Proteins encoded by one window of Desulfatiglans sp.:
- a CDS encoding response regulator: MAKEKIWVLIIEDDITSRGILASLLKRKGFDIICADNGKHAQDILKYCSPDFILLDLIMPKMHGQAFLSKLRETDKDTPVIIMSAIDNQPALVATLESIGIQGWMPKPVDPELAAQKIKELVEAKTKRA, encoded by the coding sequence ATGGCAAAAGAAAAGATTTGGGTTCTTATTATTGAAGACGATATTACATCAAGGGGGATTCTTGCCAGCCTGTTAAAGAGAAAAGGGTTTGATATCATATGCGCAGATAATGGAAAGCATGCGCAAGATATATTAAAATATTGCTCACCTGATTTCATACTCCTTGATCTCATCATGCCAAAGATGCATGGCCAGGCATTCTTGAGCAAGCTAAGAGAAACTGACAAGGATACACCGGTAATTATTATGAGCGCCATTGATAACCAACCCGCCCTTGTAGCAACACTGGAGAGTATAGGTATACAGGGCTGGATGCCAAAGCCTGTTGACCCTGAGCTTGCAGCACAAAAGATTAAGGAGCTTGTTGAGGCAAAAACAAAGAGGGCTTGA
- a CDS encoding phosphotransferase, whose product MLNHLQLETLIKIFDEPNVETDEILGGRGSIKRLELEGFGPVVIKYNTRGGLIRLFIERTYIRTGKPCNRIEFEQLINASKSGVNVPEPVAFATKGSLFYRGWLVLKEIKNSETLAAISLKDETRIARLLNEIRRQIAILMNSGLYHVDLHPGNILVNDNNEVFIIDFHKARKFKAGKEKLKDKYFARWKRAVKKHGLPETLNEVFRK is encoded by the coding sequence ATGCTGAATCACCTTCAGCTTGAAACACTGATCAAAATATTTGATGAGCCCAATGTTGAAACAGATGAAATCCTCGGAGGAAGAGGCTCCATAAAAAGGTTAGAGCTGGAGGGATTTGGGCCGGTTGTTATCAAGTATAATACCCGTGGAGGTCTTATAAGATTATTTATTGAAAGAACATATATAAGAACCGGTAAGCCCTGTAACAGGATAGAGTTTGAGCAACTGATAAATGCATCAAAGTCTGGGGTTAATGTCCCGGAACCGGTTGCTTTTGCAACAAAGGGTTCTCTTTTTTACAGAGGATGGCTTGTTTTAAAGGAGATAAAAAACAGCGAGACCCTTGCCGCAATCAGCTTAAAAGATGAAACCAGAATAGCCAGACTCCTGAATGAAATAAGAAGACAAATTGCTATCCTGATGAATTCAGGATTATACCATGTGGATCTTCATCCGGGGAATATTCTTGTTAACGATAACAATGAGGTATTCATTATAGATTTCCATAAGGCGCGCAAGTTTAAGGCAGGCAAAGAGAAACTAAAGGATAAATATTTCGCCCGCTGGAAAAGGGCAGTAAAAAAGCACGGCCTGCCTGAAACACTTAATGAGGTGTTTAGAAAATGA
- a CDS encoding glycosyltransferase family 2 protein, protein MLNVDKKNKTGCEIVSVIIVNYRSWEKLADCLRSLQCVDRSNITLDIIVVDNCSNDGQFEAYSYAFPGVRFILNTGNYGYAHGCNTGAGAGRGEYLLFINPDTIVRPGSIELLITTIKDYPTNSILSVLQVAPKGRIERVERFFPRWISLTGIGKSLYRFINRRRLKREFSRERAVVFPDWVSGSVIFMRREAYLNLKGWDERYWMYSEDVDICKRAAKMGGKIVMLQQASFLHNHGGSSRINTGVSALTKSEVYISSHVYISIHKQGLSRTAMQVFLVLRALVKNIILALLSCLVFPSKRAKVQRLLLMNLCRYYANAFRVKSWISPRSICYREKKVRDS, encoded by the coding sequence ATGCTCAACGTTGATAAAAAAAATAAAACCGGATGCGAAATTGTATCGGTAATCATAGTAAACTATCGTTCCTGGGAAAAACTGGCGGATTGTTTAAGATCCCTGCAATGCGTGGATAGATCAAATATCACTCTGGATATCATTGTTGTAGACAACTGTTCAAATGATGGCCAGTTTGAGGCTTACTCCTATGCCTTTCCAGGAGTCCGCTTTATACTTAATACCGGGAATTATGGTTATGCCCATGGATGTAATACCGGGGCAGGGGCAGGCAGGGGCGAATACCTGCTGTTTATTAATCCTGATACAATTGTGCGGCCCGGAAGTATCGAGCTGTTAATAACAACGATTAAGGATTATCCCACAAACTCTATATTATCAGTACTCCAGGTAGCGCCTAAAGGCAGGATAGAGAGGGTTGAGCGTTTTTTCCCAAGATGGATATCATTAACAGGGATAGGAAAATCTCTGTACCGGTTTATCAACAGAAGGCGACTAAAAAGGGAGTTTTCAAGAGAGAGGGCTGTAGTCTTTCCGGATTGGGTCTCAGGTTCTGTGATTTTTATGAGGAGAGAGGCATATCTTAACCTGAAAGGCTGGGATGAGCGTTACTGGATGTACAGTGAAGATGTTGATATATGTAAACGGGCTGCAAAAATGGGAGGCAAAATTGTTATGTTGCAGCAGGCCAGTTTTTTACATAATCATGGAGGTAGTTCGCGCATAAATACAGGTGTATCTGCTTTAACCAAATCTGAAGTTTATATATCAAGCCACGTGTACATCAGTATTCATAAACAGGGATTGTCGCGCACTGCTATGCAGGTGTTTCTGGTCTTAAGGGCCCTGGTTAAGAACATAATCCTGGCATTGCTCTCCTGCCTTGTCTTTCCCAGCAAAAGGGCAAAAGTGCAACGTTTGCTTTTAATGAATTTATGTCGTTATTACGCGAATGCCTTTAGGGTTAAAAGCTGGATCAGTCCGCGTTCAATTTGCTATCGGGAAAAGAAGGTTAGAGACTCGTAA
- a CDS encoding glycosyltransferase family 9 protein: MISTANSICIVRLSALGDVTHVLPVIHTLKTHRPEIKITWVIGKVEHQLLGHLPGVEFIIFNKKNGIKEYNNTRKQLGNRSFDVLLLMQLSLRASLLGLVIRAKRKIGYDRIRANFFHGLFINERIAYTPEQHVLDSFLSFPDKLGISKKEYKWGLPSVPGAQDLAQQVLDPEKPCLIISPCSSHELRNWHAKGYAAVADHAVNQYGMQVVISGGSSSAEHRMADEIIRLCRIAAPINLVGQHTFAQFLELLRRATVLITPDSGPMHMVAITDTPVIGLHAASNPFRTGPYKSLEWCVNMYNQASLKYLRKPADQIRWGTRILRHGVMDLVEVSHVIDRLDKLMNKIKTKE; the protein is encoded by the coding sequence ATGATTTCCACAGCAAACTCCATCTGTATTGTCAGGTTATCAGCGTTAGGGGATGTGACTCATGTGCTGCCGGTGATCCATACCCTTAAGACCCACAGGCCTGAAATCAAGATCACCTGGGTGATCGGAAAGGTGGAACATCAGCTTTTGGGCCATTTGCCCGGCGTAGAGTTTATTATTTTTAACAAGAAAAATGGCATAAAAGAATATAATAATACAAGAAAACAGTTGGGCAACCGCTCTTTTGATGTGCTGCTTCTTATGCAGCTTTCCCTGCGTGCCAGCCTTTTAGGCCTGGTTATAAGGGCAAAACGAAAGATCGGGTATGACAGAATCCGCGCCAATTTTTTTCATGGCCTCTTTATTAATGAGCGGATTGCCTATACACCAGAGCAGCATGTTTTGGATAGCTTCTTAAGTTTTCCTGATAAGCTGGGCATCAGCAAAAAGGAATACAAATGGGGCCTGCCTTCAGTTCCCGGGGCACAGGATCTGGCTCAGCAGGTTTTAGATCCTGAAAAGCCATGCCTTATCATTAGCCCGTGTTCGAGTCATGAACTCCGTAACTGGCATGCAAAAGGATATGCTGCAGTAGCTGATCACGCTGTTAATCAGTATGGAATGCAGGTGGTCATCAGTGGCGGTTCATCATCTGCTGAACACCGGATGGCAGATGAGATCATCCGCTTGTGCAGGATAGCGGCCCCGATCAACCTGGTAGGCCAACACACATTTGCACAATTTCTTGAACTTTTGCGCCGTGCAACAGTCCTGATTACACCTGATTCAGGTCCCATGCACATGGTCGCTATTACAGACACGCCGGTGATAGGCCTTCACGCAGCCTCCAATCCATTTCGTACAGGACCTTACAAGAGTCTTGAATGGTGTGTAAACATGTATAATCAGGCATCATTAAAGTACCTCAGGAAACCCGCGGATCAGATCCGATGGGGAACCAGGATATTAAGACATGGGGTCATGGACCTTGTCGAGGTCTCCCATGTAATAGACAGGCTGGATAAACTGATGAATAAAATAAAAACAAAGGAATGA